From Draconibacterium halophilum, one genomic window encodes:
- a CDS encoding TraR/DksA family transcriptional regulator, whose amino-acid sequence MEKLNKVEIKAQINSEIEKTQKLIQEYTELTKPIEPENAIGRISRMDAINNKSVTEAALRKAKDKLENLKFAVSKVDDDDFGLCVKCKKPIPLGRVLIMPQARTCVNCSQ is encoded by the coding sequence ATGGAAAAACTCAATAAGGTCGAAATAAAAGCTCAAATTAATTCTGAAATTGAAAAAACCCAAAAGCTTATTCAGGAATACACGGAGCTTACGAAGCCTATTGAGCCGGAAAATGCCATTGGAAGGATATCCAGAATGGATGCCATTAATAACAAAAGTGTTACTGAAGCAGCTTTACGAAAAGCAAAAGACAAACTGGAGAACTTAAAATTTGCAGTGTCGAAAGTGGATGACGATGATTTTGGCCTTTGTGTAAAGTGTAAAAAACCAATACCGTTAGGCCGGGTTCTTATCATGCCGCAAGCGCGAACCTGTGTAAATTGCTCACAATAA
- a CDS encoding ATP-binding protein has product MRIILICVIVFTNCYYLNAQYKIGASNNYPPFNYIDDNGELVGFNIDMVKAINKLYNNQIEISGTNWQTVNKMLEEDLIDGIAGAHYPGYPDNKHLYTRSVINTSHCFFYNSNFHNKITIEMLRTMKEPVVALWNNEVLVRYMLSINPSTKFVYANNYNSLIQLLDDDNTTCAIAQRIGGKYDVIQHEKEYIKTTNHRILERNMGFMLSANSVELAAMINNATEVLLSNGEYQRIYDKWLAAYDKESNQLSDYWRYIIFLSAIVITIILLLIVINRILQSRVQKKTKDLQHQLHLNSEMLEELSRQKNKAEQSDRMKSAFLANMSHEIRTPMNGILGFAELLKTQEFSEEEDLQFISIIQQSGDRMLSTINNIIDISKIESGNEEAQIRRVDISQIICDLGDFFMAETKEKGIELIIEADTNEATSNFYSDKYKLTSILTNLIKNAIKFTHEGHVKIVYALSGDNLKITVSDTGIGIAPEKQKEIFDYFVQANHSHSSGYEGSGLGLSITRGYVKLLNGEISVSSTPLKGTSFTFVLPNLKTENTKEELTVKENTAEQLEDNSNNNLNIIIAEDDEISYNFLCHILSDVSNSLKRAKNGTEVAQLVQDNPDTDVVLMDIKLPEINGFEATKRIRTFNKDVYIIAQTAYAQEKYKQEAIAAGCNDFIVKPIDKNQLKKILSNLKQLV; this is encoded by the coding sequence ATGCGAATTATTTTAATTTGCGTAATAGTATTTACTAATTGCTATTACCTAAATGCTCAATACAAAATTGGAGCCAGCAACAATTATCCTCCGTTTAATTATATCGATGACAATGGCGAATTGGTAGGATTTAACATTGACATGGTAAAGGCTATTAACAAGCTTTACAATAACCAGATTGAAATATCCGGAACAAATTGGCAAACCGTTAATAAAATGCTGGAAGAAGACCTGATAGACGGCATTGCCGGAGCACATTATCCGGGCTATCCCGACAATAAGCATCTATACACCAGATCGGTAATCAATACCTCACATTGTTTCTTTTACAACAGCAACTTTCACAATAAAATTACTATAGAAATGCTGCGAACGATGAAAGAACCTGTTGTTGCTTTATGGAACAATGAAGTTCTTGTTCGGTATATGCTTAGTATTAATCCATCAACAAAATTTGTTTATGCCAATAACTACAACAGTCTAATACAGCTTCTCGACGATGATAATACAACATGTGCTATTGCTCAGCGAATAGGAGGAAAGTATGATGTAATTCAACATGAAAAGGAATACATAAAAACCACGAATCATCGCATATTGGAACGCAACATGGGTTTTATGTTGTCGGCCAATTCAGTTGAGCTTGCTGCAATGATTAATAATGCAACCGAAGTATTGCTTTCAAATGGAGAATACCAGCGAATTTACGACAAATGGCTTGCAGCGTACGATAAGGAAAGCAACCAATTAAGTGATTACTGGCGATACATTATCTTTCTTAGTGCCATTGTCATCACTATTATTCTTTTACTTATTGTGATTAACCGAATACTTCAGTCCAGAGTTCAAAAGAAAACCAAAGACCTTCAACATCAACTCCACCTGAATTCAGAAATGCTGGAAGAGCTTTCGCGGCAAAAAAACAAAGCAGAACAAAGTGACAGAATGAAATCGGCCTTTCTGGCAAATATGAGCCACGAAATACGAACTCCGATGAATGGTATACTTGGCTTTGCAGAATTACTAAAAACGCAGGAATTTTCAGAAGAAGAAGACCTTCAATTTATAAGCATTATTCAGCAAAGTGGCGACAGAATGCTTAGCACTATAAATAATATTATTGACATATCGAAGATTGAATCGGGAAATGAAGAGGCACAGATCAGAAGAGTAGATATCTCCCAAATTATATGCGATCTTGGCGACTTTTTCATGGCTGAAACAAAAGAAAAAGGTATCGAGCTCATCATTGAGGCAGATACAAACGAAGCAACTTCTAACTTTTATAGCGATAAATACAAGCTAACATCAATATTAACAAACCTGATTAAAAATGCCATTAAATTTACCCACGAGGGTCATGTGAAAATTGTATACGCGCTAAGTGGCGACAATTTAAAAATTACAGTTAGTGACACCGGCATCGGGATTGCCCCCGAAAAGCAAAAAGAAATATTTGATTACTTTGTTCAGGCAAATCACTCGCATTCAAGTGGATACGAAGGATCCGGTCTTGGGCTATCAATTACGCGTGGTTATGTAAAATTACTAAATGGCGAGATTAGTGTTTCTTCTACGCCCTTAAAAGGCACCTCATTTACCTTTGTATTACCCAATCTAAAAACGGAAAACACGAAAGAGGAATTAACAGTAAAAGAAAATACGGCAGAACAACTTGAAGATAATAGCAATAACAATTTAAATATTATCATAGCTGAAGACGATGAAATATCTTACAATTTCCTATGCCATATACTTTCCGATGTATCAAACAGTTTGAAGAGGGCTAAAAATGGCACTGAAGTGGCTCAACTTGTTCAGGATAATCCGGATACAGACGTTGTATTAATGGATATAAAACTACCTGAGATTAATGGATTTGAAGCGACGAAAAGGATAAGGACATTTAACAAGGATGTTTACATTATTGCACAAACTGCTTACGCACAGGAAAAATATAAACAAGAAGCAATCGCTGCAGGATGTAATGATTTTATCGTGAAACCTATTGATAAGAACCAACTTAAAAAGATTCTTTCAAACCTGAAACAACTGGTCTGA
- a CDS encoding fructosamine kinase family protein yields the protein MIEKSIKIIQKEVEDRLTEVFGENVNIASATSLSGGCINHASKIDTNCGSFFLKWNSDCESDLFTREAESLNELSKATDGTVCVPKVFCTKEIDETPAFLVMEYMVPGATDQSERLGRGLALVHKYQQNEYGFYSDNYCGATTQNNTREKSWVKFYRDNRLYFLLKMIQEARGIDSSQMRLFESLLDRLEVLIPNEEKASLIHGDLWSGNYMLTNNGPVLIDPAASYSHREMEFGIVTMFGGFSSQFFAAYNEVFPLDSDWRERNQLYQLYHVLNHYYLFGGAYLSQAVAIAKRYL from the coding sequence ATGATTGAAAAAAGTATAAAAATTATTCAGAAAGAGGTTGAGGATCGATTAACGGAGGTATTTGGCGAAAATGTAAACATTGCTTCAGCTACATCTTTATCGGGTGGATGTATTAATCATGCTTCGAAAATAGATACAAATTGCGGCAGCTTCTTTCTAAAATGGAACTCGGATTGCGAAAGCGATTTATTTACCCGTGAGGCAGAAAGTTTAAATGAACTTAGTAAGGCGACAGACGGTACAGTATGTGTTCCAAAAGTATTTTGTACAAAAGAGATCGATGAAACCCCTGCTTTTTTAGTAATGGAATATATGGTGCCGGGAGCTACAGATCAATCCGAACGGTTGGGAAGAGGATTAGCGCTCGTTCATAAGTATCAGCAAAACGAATATGGATTTTATTCAGATAATTACTGTGGGGCAACTACCCAGAATAATACGCGGGAAAAAAGCTGGGTGAAATTTTATCGGGATAATAGATTATACTTTTTATTGAAAATGATTCAGGAAGCCAGAGGAATAGATAGTTCTCAAATGAGATTGTTTGAATCGTTACTGGATCGGTTAGAGGTGTTGATTCCGAATGAAGAAAAAGCTTCGTTAATTCATGGCGATTTATGGTCGGGAAATTATATGTTAACGAATAACGGGCCGGTGTTAATCGATCCGGCAGCCAGTTATTCTCATCGCGAAATGGAGTTTGGAATTGTTACTATGTTTGGCGGTTTCTCTTCGCAATTTTTTGCTGCCTACAACGAAGTTTTTCCTCTCGATTCAGACTGGAGAGAAAGAAACCAGCTGTATCAATTGTACCATGTGCTTAATCATTATTATTTATTTGGAGGCGCTTATTTGTCACAGGCAGTTGCCATTGCAAAACGGTATTTATAA
- a CDS encoding SIS domain-containing protein, whose amino-acid sequence MKDEVFEIPYRAELCYKKNKGLILPEDVPYIGMGASHIATQAFRYMGINFFPEKAAEYFNYLLKYKEPDKGVLISQSGQSSETIWCADYFKSFIAVVNNEKSALGNHPNCSKKVLLYSGVENHIATKTYINTLLVLYLGFGFDPAEAVEALKKYQTGFEEVGTEIGAKIYSRTKRKKRCCVYILGNGPNVATAKVAALVLSQVMRRPVLSMSVSQYEHGFIETAKDSMVIAINHEGREHNRTKKLLKKVNSAGAETYELCNKYVESIFSPLTLPIPFYFAAEYLSQKLKVKTLFQVGDKVVSKVTIDKNYE is encoded by the coding sequence ATGAAAGATGAAGTTTTTGAGATACCGTACAGAGCTGAGCTTTGTTATAAGAAGAACAAAGGATTGATATTGCCGGAGGATGTACCTTATATTGGTATGGGAGCTTCGCATATTGCAACACAAGCTTTTCGTTATATGGGAATAAACTTTTTCCCTGAAAAAGCAGCGGAATATTTTAATTACCTGTTAAAGTACAAAGAGCCGGATAAAGGCGTACTTATTTCTCAATCGGGACAAAGTTCTGAAACGATATGGTGTGCCGATTATTTTAAGTCATTTATAGCTGTTGTAAACAACGAAAAAAGTGCTTTGGGAAATCACCCGAATTGCTCGAAAAAAGTATTGTTGTATTCGGGAGTAGAAAATCATATAGCCACAAAAACTTACATTAATACATTATTGGTTTTGTATTTAGGCTTTGGTTTTGATCCGGCTGAAGCAGTAGAGGCATTAAAAAAATATCAGACAGGTTTTGAAGAGGTAGGAACAGAGATTGGTGCAAAAATATATTCGCGCACAAAACGAAAAAAACGTTGTTGTGTATATATTCTTGGTAACGGTCCAAATGTTGCTACGGCAAAGGTTGCCGCTCTTGTACTTAGCCAGGTTATGCGTAGGCCGGTTTTAAGCATGTCGGTTTCGCAATACGAACATGGTTTTATTGAAACGGCCAAAGACTCAATGGTTATTGCCATTAACCATGAAGGGCGCGAGCATAACCGTACAAAAAAGCTACTAAAAAAAGTAAATAGCGCAGGTGCCGAAACATACGAACTATGTAATAAATATGTTGAAAGCATATTTAGTCCGCTTACCTTACCCATCCCATTTTATTTTGCTGCTGAATACTTATCGCAGAAACTAAAAGTTAAAACACTCTTTCAGGTAGGCGATAAAGTGGTAAGTAAAGTTACTATTGATAAAAATTATGAGTAA
- a CDS encoding pyridoxal phosphate-dependent aminotransferase: protein MIAQKAKEITPFIVMEVLEKAAEMEQQGINVIHLEVGEPDFDVPKCVLEAEQKAFDEGRTHYTHSLGDPELRKQIAEKYKDEYNVSVSPEQIIVTSGSSPAILLTLGVLCENDDEVIISDPGYACYANFIRFIGAKPINVPVYEEDGFQYRYEEIKKRITNRTRAIMINSPMNPTGNLLSVDLMRELVTFDIPIISDEIYHGLVYEDRAHSILEVTDKAFVLNGFSKRYAMTGLRLGYVIAPKEYVRCMQKIQQNLFICAGSTTQRAGIEALKNAGDEIEEMRLIYDKRRKYLIKRLTELGFDIKVKPTGAFYVMVNAKHISNDSYKLAFDILEKAHVGVTPGIDFGANGEGFLRFSYANSIENIKEGMDRLQNYLAKFHNKAKD from the coding sequence ATGATCGCACAAAAGGCTAAGGAAATTACCCCGTTTATTGTAATGGAGGTTCTTGAGAAGGCTGCCGAAATGGAGCAGCAGGGAATAAATGTTATTCATCTTGAAGTTGGAGAACCCGATTTTGATGTTCCTAAATGTGTGTTGGAGGCTGAACAAAAAGCTTTTGATGAAGGCCGGACGCATTATACACACAGTCTTGGCGATCCTGAACTGCGCAAACAAATTGCTGAAAAATACAAGGATGAGTATAACGTTTCTGTTTCGCCCGAGCAGATAATTGTAACGTCGGGAAGTTCGCCAGCTATTTTATTAACCCTGGGTGTGCTTTGCGAAAACGATGATGAAGTAATTATTTCTGACCCCGGTTATGCTTGTTATGCCAATTTTATCCGGTTTATTGGGGCTAAACCAATAAATGTCCCGGTTTATGAGGAGGATGGTTTTCAATATCGTTACGAGGAAATTAAAAAGCGCATTACCAACAGAACCCGCGCAATAATGATAAACAGCCCTATGAATCCGACAGGAAACCTATTGTCGGTTGATTTGATGAGAGAGCTGGTAACTTTTGATATCCCAATAATTTCTGACGAGATATACCACGGTCTGGTTTACGAAGATCGTGCCCATTCCATTTTGGAAGTTACAGATAAAGCCTTTGTGTTAAACGGATTCTCGAAACGTTATGCCATGACCGGTCTTCGCCTGGGTTATGTAATTGCTCCAAAAGAATATGTAAGATGTATGCAAAAAATTCAGCAGAACCTGTTTATTTGTGCCGGTTCTACCACACAGCGTGCCGGAATTGAAGCGTTAAAAAATGCAGGTGATGAAATAGAAGAGATGCGCTTAATCTATGATAAAAGGCGTAAGTATTTGATTAAACGACTAACCGAATTGGGATTCGACATTAAAGTAAAACCTACGGGAGCCTTTTATGTAATGGTAAATGCAAAACATATTTCAAACGATAGTTACAAGCTGGCTTTTGATATACTAGAGAAAGCCCATGTTGGAGTTACTCCCGGCATCGATTTTGGGGCTAATGGTGAAGGATTTCTGCGCTTCTCGTATGCCAATTCAATCGAGAATATTAAAGAAGGTATGGACCGATTACAAAACTACCTGGCCAAATTTCACAATAAAGCTAAGGATTAA
- a CDS encoding nitroreductase family protein has protein sequence MNLSEIIKNRYSVRDYKDIKVEKTLILDLIEAGRMAPSAVNFQPWQFVVVQDKEVLTQIYDCYDRSWFRSAPVIIVACADLSQSWKRASDGKDSADIDLAIAIDHITLKATELGLGTCWVCNFDVNSCSELLQLPNNIEPIALIPVGYPNSSRPDKKRKPIEEIVHFDRFNP, from the coding sequence ATGAATTTGTCAGAAATCATTAAAAACAGATACTCCGTAAGGGATTATAAAGACATCAAAGTAGAAAAGACACTCATTTTAGACCTAATAGAAGCCGGCAGGATGGCTCCTTCGGCCGTTAATTTTCAGCCCTGGCAATTTGTTGTAGTGCAAGACAAAGAGGTTTTAACGCAAATCTATGATTGTTACGACCGCAGTTGGTTTCGCTCAGCACCGGTAATTATTGTAGCTTGTGCCGATCTTTCTCAGTCGTGGAAACGGGCTTCAGATGGAAAAGACTCAGCAGATATCGACCTGGCAATCGCCATCGACCATATTACCTTAAAAGCCACTGAACTGGGCTTGGGAACCTGCTGGGTATGTAATTTTGATGTAAACAGTTGTTCCGAGCTGCTGCAACTTCCGAATAACATCGAGCCTATTGCATTGATTCCTGTGGGCTATCCCAACAGCAGCAGACCGGATAAAAAGCGCAAACCCATTGAAGAGATCGTTCATTTCGACCGATTTAATCCTTAG
- the secA gene encoding preprotein translocase subunit SecA: MAFVNKILGKLLGNKSERDIKEITPIIDKIKAEYDRITKLSNDDLRAESAKLKQAIADRIKPEEDEIAALKIEVEEVEIQESEKIYERIDKLEEKIVEKIEEVLNEILPTAFAVVKDTARRFFENESIEVTANDFDRDLSATRDSIKINGDKAIWENSWIAGGTRVTWNMIHYDVQLIGGVVLHRGNIAEMATGEGKTLVATLPVFLNALTGKGVHIVTVNDYLSKRDAEWMGPMYEFHGLSVDCVDKHQPNSEARRKAYNADITFGTNNEFGFDYLRDNMAINPEDLVQRKHHYAIVDEVDSVLVDDARTPLIISGPVPKGDNQQFEELKGYVEKLYKAQRELTNKIFIDAKRLLTKPDATSEEKKEGGLLLLRAHKGMPKNKSIIKFLSEEGIKAVMQKTENLYMQENSKNMHIVTDPLYFVIEEKQNSVELTDKGIDLVSKGFEDAEFFVLPDMGGIMAELENSEMSPDELVVEKDKLLQDYAVKSERVHTINQLLKAYTMFEKDVEYVVMDNKVKIVDEQTGRIMEGRRYSDGLHQAIEAKEQVKVEAATQTFATITLQNYFRMYHKLAGMTGTAETEAGEFWDIYELEVVVIPTNRPIVRDDREDLVFKTKREKYNAVSDEIVELNKKGRPVLVGTTSVEISELLSRMLKIKGIKHNVLNAKLHAREADIVAEAGQAGGVTIATNMAGRGTDIKLSDEVKKAGGLAIIGTERHDSRRVDRQLRGRAGRQGDPGSSQFYVSLEDNLMRLFGSDRISGVMDKLGLEDGEVIQHSMISKSIERAQRKVEENNFGIRKRLLEYDDVMNSQREVIYKKRRHALYGERLEVDVLNMMYDSVEELVNEYHGSDMFEDFNMELLRLLSLESPVNQDEFKSMAAADISQRIYEKMINNYNRKVDTIAQQAFPVIKNVYETKKEVYKNIVVPITDGKRVFQIICNLEKAYDNKGKELVKSYQKQIVLNTIDESWKEQLREMDDLKQSVQNATYEQKDPLLIYKFESFNLFKIMVAKVNKDVVSTLMKGQIPIQNPDQVREAETRRKTDMSRYKTQKSELPSAENAMEGANTNTGEKAKPQPVKVEKRVGRNDPCPCGSGKKYKQCHGRGGA; this comes from the coding sequence ATGGCATTTGTAAATAAGATCCTGGGGAAACTTCTGGGAAACAAATCGGAGCGGGATATTAAGGAAATAACTCCTATCATCGATAAAATAAAAGCGGAATACGATAGAATCACCAAATTATCAAATGATGATCTTAGGGCCGAGTCGGCGAAATTAAAGCAGGCAATTGCTGATCGTATTAAACCTGAAGAGGATGAAATTGCTGCATTAAAAATAGAAGTTGAAGAGGTTGAAATTCAGGAAAGCGAAAAGATATACGAGCGCATTGATAAGCTGGAAGAAAAGATAGTTGAGAAAATCGAAGAAGTACTCAATGAAATACTTCCAACAGCTTTTGCAGTTGTAAAAGATACAGCTCGCCGGTTTTTCGAAAATGAGAGCATTGAGGTTACAGCCAACGATTTTGACCGCGATCTTTCAGCAACCCGCGACAGCATAAAAATTAATGGCGATAAAGCCATCTGGGAGAATAGTTGGATAGCCGGTGGAACCAGGGTAACCTGGAACATGATTCACTACGATGTTCAGCTGATTGGTGGAGTAGTTCTTCATCGTGGTAATATTGCAGAGATGGCAACCGGTGAAGGGAAAACACTTGTGGCTACATTACCGGTATTCTTGAATGCGCTCACCGGAAAAGGGGTGCATATTGTTACGGTTAACGACTACCTGTCGAAACGTGATGCCGAGTGGATGGGGCCAATGTACGAGTTCCACGGTTTATCGGTTGATTGTGTTGATAAACACCAACCAAACTCTGAAGCCCGAAGAAAAGCATACAACGCCGATATCACTTTTGGTACAAATAACGAATTTGGTTTCGATTATCTGCGCGATAACATGGCCATTAATCCGGAAGATTTGGTGCAGCGCAAACATCATTATGCCATTGTCGACGAGGTTGACTCGGTTTTGGTTGATGATGCACGTACGCCGCTTATTATTTCCGGGCCGGTGCCAAAAGGCGATAATCAGCAGTTTGAAGAACTTAAAGGATATGTAGAGAAATTATACAAGGCGCAACGCGAATTGACAAATAAGATATTTATCGATGCCAAACGCCTGCTAACAAAGCCCGATGCTACTTCCGAAGAGAAAAAAGAAGGAGGTTTGCTTTTACTGCGCGCCCACAAGGGGATGCCTAAAAATAAATCCATCATTAAGTTTCTGAGTGAGGAAGGCATAAAAGCTGTTATGCAAAAAACAGAGAATCTGTACATGCAGGAGAACAGCAAAAATATGCATATTGTTACCGACCCGCTTTATTTTGTCATCGAGGAAAAACAAAATTCAGTTGAGCTAACCGATAAAGGTATCGACTTGGTATCGAAAGGTTTTGAGGATGCTGAATTCTTCGTTCTCCCTGATATGGGAGGAATAATGGCAGAGCTGGAAAACAGCGAAATGTCGCCCGACGAGTTAGTGGTTGAAAAAGATAAGCTATTACAGGACTACGCTGTTAAGTCGGAACGTGTTCATACCATAAACCAGTTGTTAAAAGCATATACCATGTTTGAAAAAGATGTGGAATATGTGGTTATGGACAACAAGGTGAAAATTGTAGACGAGCAGACCGGACGTATTATGGAAGGTCGTCGTTATTCCGATGGTTTACACCAGGCAATTGAAGCCAAAGAACAGGTGAAAGTTGAAGCGGCAACGCAAACTTTTGCAACCATTACGCTTCAGAACTATTTCAGAATGTATCACAAGCTGGCCGGTATGACCGGTACTGCGGAAACAGAAGCAGGAGAATTCTGGGATATTTACGAATTGGAAGTAGTGGTAATTCCTACCAACCGTCCGATTGTTCGCGACGATAGGGAAGACCTGGTTTTCAAAACGAAACGGGAAAAATACAATGCCGTTAGCGACGAGATTGTTGAACTAAACAAAAAAGGTCGTCCGGTATTGGTGGGTACTACCTCTGTTGAAATTTCGGAGTTGCTTAGCCGAATGCTGAAAATAAAAGGAATTAAGCACAACGTTTTGAACGCGAAGTTGCATGCTCGCGAAGCAGATATTGTTGCTGAAGCCGGTCAGGCCGGAGGAGTAACAATTGCAACAAACATGGCTGGTCGTGGTACTGATATTAAGCTGTCAGATGAGGTGAAAAAGGCCGGAGGTTTGGCAATTATTGGTACCGAGCGTCATGATTCGAGACGTGTTGACAGACAGCTGCGAGGACGAGCAGGACGACAAGGAGATCCGGGGTCTTCGCAATTCTATGTGTCGCTTGAAGATAATCTGATGCGTTTATTTGGCTCCGATCGTATTTCCGGAGTTATGGACAAACTCGGGTTGGAAGACGGGGAGGTGATTCAGCATTCAATGATCTCTAAATCGATCGAAAGAGCACAACGAAAAGTCGAGGAGAATAACTTCGGAATTCGTAAACGATTGTTGGAATACGATGATGTGATGAACTCGCAGCGTGAAGTGATCTACAAAAAACGTCGTCATGCATTATACGGAGAACGTTTGGAAGTTGATGTGCTGAATATGATGTACGATTCGGTTGAAGAGCTGGTAAATGAATACCACGGTTCTGATATGTTCGAAGATTTCAACATGGAACTATTGCGATTGCTTTCGTTGGAATCGCCTGTTAATCAGGATGAATTTAAGAGTATGGCCGCCGCGGATATATCCCAACGTATTTATGAAAAGATGATCAACAATTACAACCGTAAAGTTGATACTATTGCGCAGCAGGCTTTTCCGGTTATAAAAAATGTATACGAAACAAAAAAAGAGGTTTATAAAAATATTGTTGTTCCTATTACCGATGGTAAACGCGTATTCCAGATTATTTGTAACCTTGAAAAAGCTTACGATAATAAGGGTAAAGAGTTGGTGAAATCGTACCAGAAACAGATTGTGTTAAATACAATTGATGAATCATGGAAAGAACAACTCCGCGAGATGGACGATTTGAAACAATCGGTGCAAAATGCTACTTACGAGCAAAAAGACCCGTTGTTGATCTACAAGTTTGAGTCGTTTAACCTGTTTAAAATAATGGTTGCCAAGGTGAATAAAGATGTTGTTTCTACCTTAATGAAAGGACAGATTCCTATTCAGAATCCCGATCAGGTGCGTGAGGCAGAAACACGAAGAAAGACGGACATGAGCCGTTATAAAACCCAAAAATCGGAACTCCCTTCGGCTGAAAATGCCATGGAAGGTGCCAATACAAATACGGGCGAAAAGGCAAAACCTCAGCCTGTTAAAGTTGAAAAACGTGTTGGACGTAACGATCCGTGTCCTTGCGGAAGCGGTAAAAAATACAAACAATGCCACGGAAGAGGTGGTGCTTAA
- the lgt gene encoding prolipoprotein diacylglyceryl transferase codes for MMNMISLLNFIHWNVDPEIFSLGPLSIRWYGLLFATGFLIGYYIGEKMLKSENVSQKWIDSLFFYIIIATVVGARLGHVIFYGWDYYSQNPGEIIKVWHGGLASHGGALGILIAMYLHSKFVTKRTMLWTLDRIVVPTALVAAFIRTGNLMNSEIYGIQTTLPWGIIFERNGETVAKHPTQIYEALAYLISFGVLMFLYWKTSAKNRPGLLMGAFFVFIFLARFFIEFIKEDQEAFEAGMALNMGQWLSVPFVLIGAFLVFRAIKKPEVVFKNSKN; via the coding sequence ATGATGAATATGATCAGTTTGCTGAACTTCATTCACTGGAATGTTGATCCTGAAATATTTAGCCTCGGGCCCCTGTCGATACGTTGGTATGGTTTATTGTTTGCCACAGGATTTTTAATTGGCTACTACATTGGCGAGAAAATGTTAAAGTCGGAAAATGTAAGTCAGAAATGGATCGACAGTCTGTTTTTTTACATTATAATTGCAACCGTTGTGGGCGCCCGACTTGGCCACGTTATCTTTTATGGCTGGGATTATTATTCGCAAAATCCGGGTGAAATAATAAAGGTGTGGCACGGAGGATTGGCCAGTCACGGTGGTGCGCTTGGTATTTTAATTGCCATGTATCTGCACTCAAAGTTTGTAACCAAACGAACCATGTTATGGACACTGGACCGGATTGTTGTCCCAACTGCATTAGTAGCAGCTTTTATTCGTACCGGCAACCTCATGAATTCTGAAATTTATGGTATTCAAACAACATTGCCCTGGGGGATAATATTCGAAAGAAATGGCGAAACCGTTGCTAAACATCCTACACAGATATACGAAGCGCTAGCTTATCTTATTTCATTTGGTGTGTTAATGTTTTTGTATTGGAAAACAAGTGCAAAAAATCGTCCGGGATTGTTAATGGGAGCATTTTTTGTATTCATCTTTTTAGCGCGTTTCTTTATCGAGTTTATAAAAGAAGACCAGGAAGCATTTGAAGCCGGCATGGCATTGAACATGGGGCAGTGGTTAAGTGTTCCATTTGTATTAATTGGTGCATTTTTGGTTTTCCGGGCAATAAAGAAACCCGAGGTGGTTTTTAAGAATAGTAAAAATTAA
- a CDS encoding FKBP-type peptidyl-prolyl cis-trans isomerase, with translation MLEIGKYKMVKLTYDLRIDDEQGELVEQANTEQPLEFLYGAGMMLPKFESELIGLKQDDPFNIKIASTDAYGAVNNEAVVELPKNVFLVNGEFDAELIKVGNTVPMMSSNGQRLNGLVLEINDEIVKMDFNHPLAGEDLFFAGKVIDVREASDEEVAQILSGGGGCGCGSSDGGCNDGGCNDGSCGTESEGGCGCG, from the coding sequence ATGTTAGAGATAGGAAAATATAAAATGGTGAAGTTGACGTACGACCTACGTATCGACGACGAGCAGGGAGAATTGGTTGAGCAGGCAAATACAGAGCAACCTTTAGAGTTCCTTTACGGAGCAGGAATGATGCTACCAAAGTTCGAATCTGAATTGATCGGTTTGAAACAAGACGATCCTTTCAATATTAAAATTGCCAGCACTGATGCATATGGCGCAGTAAACAACGAAGCAGTTGTTGAGTTGCCTAAAAATGTATTTTTAGTGAATGGTGAATTCGACGCAGAATTGATTAAAGTTGGTAATACTGTGCCAATGATGAGTAGTAACGGCCAGCGATTAAACGGGTTAGTTTTAGAAATTAACGACGAAATCGTAAAAATGGACTTTAATCATCCGTTAGCGGGCGAAGACCTTTTCTTTGCCGGAAAAGTTATTGATGTTCGCGAAGCATCAGACGAAGAAGTTGCGCAGATCCTTTCAGGAGGTGGCGGCTGTGGTTGTGGAAGCAGCGATGGTGGTTGTAACGACGGTGGTTGTAACGACGGATCATGCGGAACAGAAAGCGAAGGCGGCTGCGGTTGTGGCTAA